The following are encoded together in the Citrus sinensis cultivar Valencia sweet orange chromosome 1, DVS_A1.0, whole genome shotgun sequence genome:
- the LOC102613264 gene encoding uncharacterized protein LOC102613264 has product MATLPEITDLFSRLARTLNSIEDVDDDEEEKKSINLSISKLNKSLNLTEDYRVPILEAALSLMCFKSPKVFDSVVDYSVKTIASFLSSSVSCQALGFGNEQILRIGSSIPGHDCEQLIQSCVDILEKLRGHYALSPLSPLLLVAAVRVVVSTSCYQLSFPCTLYLDEGSVDRSSDLSQLLCYLPRELSLDNKEIPLRLLFWYLDPLTLKRDISKILQDYMNRPFLCLSKEFHERVDWHAIVVRLALSPIMFIETRALLHDWFLLTGLASILELVIGLVSVILDINLTPTLWGISLELGSQLPFSGAYFPNNKQLLRTFAGPFTTENFLHLVHATSKPVFHATKRFVPTIPSETKVATIDHRSIWALAINFPGWFYFASILLFSDKGVQEKFHSKCTIGAPKVGQIHEMEALSAAARYIAWILSPNDKSEQGLLVEYLNKIAEAWTLKLFGSSENHKEESWHLKKLKKPKFHENKEDYTSKNEYDCQMIGLWLEEVQSMYKQYSAKAVENWASCEARRSYGFNLQRSMLFRQIPLGILVGYSNCIEEEGCELLLHSAATGRIIKFRDANSSGLKRGSWTSLSKEDSVMLLLEFSKKEAIAGACLVFGLTDISESMFTSLAETEERASDFICQMKLKTGKYLIKCVKRLIQLSIDKDGIEMLMDLSSRLVRWRHQGQEVVEFDKDLKEVINVLSNKLSPI; this is encoded by the exons ATGGCAACTTTACCAGAAATAACTGATCTCTTCTCCCGACTCGCACGAACCCTGAACAGCATTGAAGATGTCGATGACgacgaagaagaaaaaaaatctatcaaTCTCTCAATTTCAAAGCTAAATAAATCTTTGAACCTCACCGAAGATTATAGGGTTCCCATTTTGGAAGCCGCTCTTTCTCTCATGTGCTTCAAATCCCCAAAG gTATTCGATTCGGTTGTTGATTACTCAGTGAAGACGATTGCAAGTTTTTTGTCTTCTTCTGTTAGTTGTCAAGCGTTGGGTTTTGgaaatgaacaaattttgcGGATAGGCAGCTCAATTCCTGGCCATGATTGCGAGCAACTGATTCAATCATGTGTTGATATCCTGGAGAAACTGAGGGGACATT ATGCGCTTTCACCGCTTTCACCATTGCTATTAGTTGCTGCAGTCAGAGTAGTTGTATCAACATCTTGCTACCAACTTTCATTCCCTTGTACGCTTTATCTTGATGAAGGATCGGTTGATAGAAGCAGTGATCTGTCACAGTTGCTCTGTTACTTACCCAGAGAATTATCACTTGACAACAAGGAAATACCGTTAAG GTTGCTTTTCTGGTATCTTGATCCACTTACTCTAAAGCgtgatatttcaaaaattttgcaaGACTACATGAACAGACCTTTCCTTTGTTTGAGCAAGGAATTTCATGAGAGAGTGGATTGGCATGCGATTGTTGTACGCTTGGCACTTTCTCCCATTATGTTTATTGAGACCAGAGCTCTGTTACATGACTGGTTTTTGCTCAC GGGTCTGGCTTCAATATTGGAACTCGTGATTGGATTAGTCTCAGTGATACTGGACATAAATCTTACCCCAACATTATGGGGCATATCATTGGAGTTAGGATCTCAGCTGCCTTTTTCTGgtgcatattttcccaacaataaacaattattaagGACTTTTGCTGGACCATTTACCACTGAAAATTTTCTACATTTAGTTCATGCCACCAGCAAACCAGTTTTCCATGCTACGAAACGATTTGTTCCAACTATTCCATCTGAGACAAAGGTTGCGACTATAGATCACAGATCTATCTG GGCTCTGGCAATCAACTTCCCTGGTTGGTTCTATTTTGCTTCTATTTTGCTTTTCTCTGATAAAGGtgttcaagaaaaatttcattcaaaatGCACAATAGGAGCACCTAAAGTTGGACAAATCCATGAAATGGAGGCACTATCTGCTGCTGCAAGGTATATTGCATGGATTCTGAGCCCCAATGATAAATCTGAGCAGGGGTTGTTGGTTGagtatttaaataaaatagcaGAAGCTTGGACCCTTAAACTATTTGGCTCAAGTGAAAACCACAAAGAAGAATCCTGGCACCTGAAGAAACTTAAGAAACCGAAATTTCACGAAAACAAGGAAGATTATACCTCCAAAAATGAGTATGATTGTCAAATGATTGGACTCTGGCTTGAAGAAGTCCAAAGCATGTACAAGCAATATAGTGCTAAAGCTGTTGAAAATTGGGCATCTTGTGAAGCAAGAAGATCCTATGGTTTTAACCTGCAGCGAAGCATGTTGTTTAGGCAAATCCCTTTGGGAATTCTGGTTGGATATTCCAACTGTATAGAAGAAGAGGGATGTGAATTGCTGCTGCATTCTGCTGCAACTGGTAGAATAATTAAGTTCAGAGATGCTAACAGTTCTGGATTAAAGCGCGGCAGCTGGACATCTCTGTCAAAGGAAGACTCAGTTATGTTGCTCTTGGAATTTAGCAAAAAGGAGGCCATAGCTGGTGCCTGTCTTGTCTTCGGCTTAACCGATATTAGTGAGAGTATGTTTACTTCATTGGCTGAGACTGAAGAAAGAGCATCAGATTTTATTTGTCAGATGAAATTAAAGACTGGCAAGTACTTGATCAAGTGCGTTAAGAGGCTAATCCAGCTCAGCATTGACAAAGATGGAATTGAGATGCTAATGGATCTCTCTAGCAGACTGGTGCGGTGGAGGCATCAAGGGCAAGAAGTAGTCGAGTTTGACAAAGACCTAAAAGAGGTCATTAACGTCCTAAGCAACAAATTATCTCCAATATGA